DNA from Myxococcaceae bacterium JPH2:
GGGCTTTTCCCGCGGCGGCCCCCTGGCGCGCGGGGCGTTGAATGCCCCGCGCGCCGCGCCGTCCGAGCTTCCCAAGAGGGCGCCGCGATGTCCGTGGCGCTGGAACCCCGTGAGGCGACACCTTGAAGTCCTTCCGACCTGTCCTGATGGCCGCGGTGATGTCCCTGAGCCTTTCCGCGATGGCGCAGTCCCAGCCGATGAGCGCTCCCCTTCCTCCGCCGCCGCATGCGGACATCTCGGTCCGCACCATTCGCGTGGAGGGCACGGGCGAGGTGAAGGCGCAGCCGGATGAGGCGTACCTCGACCTGGCGGTGGAGACCGAGGGCGCCAACGTGAAGGTGGCGAGCGAGGAGAACGCGCGGCGGATGGAGAAGGTGCTCGCCGCGTTGAGCAGCGCGGGCCTGACGAAGCGGGACCTCCAGACGCGCAACTACAACGTGTACCCCACCTACACCCCGCCCACGCCCGATGGCGCCGAGCCGAAGGTGAAGGGGTACCGGGTCAGCAACCTGGTGACGGCGCATGTCACGGACCTGTCGAAGGTGGGGAGCCTGCTCGACAAGGCGCTGACGGCGGGGGCGAACCGGGTGGACTCGGTGCGCTTCGGGCTGACGCGGGAGGAGGCGGCGCAGGGGGAGGCGCTGCGGCAGGCGGTGGCGCGGGCGCGGCAGTCGGCGCAGGTGCTGGCGACGGCGCTGAACGTGAAGCTGGGCGCGGTGCTGGATGCGAGCACGGTGACGGAGCCGCAGCGCTTCTTCCCCATGAACCGCGCCTACGAGATGACGGCGGATTCGCGCGCCTCGGCGACGCCCATCGTCCCGGAGGAGCAGACGCTCCAGGCGAAGGTGACCCTGGTGTTCGCCATCGAGTCCGGGCGCTGATTCAGCGGACTCCCTGCCCCGAGCCAGGGCAGGCGGGGTAGCGAGCCCGTGAGCGAGTTTCCTGGCGCGAACAGCCCGGTTTGCGGCTGCTCGCGCCAGTCGCATGTTTCCTTGGAAGGGTGCGCGTGGCCCAGGTCAAGCCCGGGGCCAGGGGCTCCTTCTCCAACGCGGGAGACGGATGACATGCGACGCACGCGCGCGTGGGCGGCCTGGATGCTCGCCCTCGCGGGGCTCGGGCTGGGTTGCGGGCGAGGCCCCGAGGGCCCCTCGGCGAGGGACCGCGAGGGCCGCTCGAGAGTTCTCAACAACTTCCTCGCCGCCCGACAGAAGGTGGACGCGGATGCGCTGAAGGCAGCCGGCCCCGCGCTCCTGGGGCAGGACGCGGGCGCGTGTGAGGCCGAGGACTCGCCCGCCCCCTCGGAAGAACTCCGAGGCCGGGTGACGTGGGTGGGGGACGATGAACTCCTCTTCCGCGACACGACCGGCGTCGAGCACGAGGTCCTCGTGGCGCCGCGCACACGCATCCACCGCCGCAACCGGCCCGTGTTGCTGCGCGAACTCTCCGAGGGTCAGGAGGTCCGCGTCGCCTTCAACGTCACGTCCGGGGGCTGGATGGCGCGCGAGGTGGAGATCGTCCCCGCGAACCTGCCTCCCGCCTCGGGTGAGCCGGAGCACCCGATGTCCCGGCCCTGAGTCGCGAGCCGCGTCAGAACACGCCGCCGTCCGCGCGCAGGCCCGCGGACGAGGTGCGCCCAGGTGACAGCACGTTGTGGAGGACGAAGCCGGCGTCCAAGGTCGCGTCGGGGGAGCGGTTCACGGACACGTTGTCCACGGTGCTCGTGTAGCTCATCTCGTCCTCGATGCCGGCATCGGGCCGCTTCAGCCGCACGCTGTCGCTGGAGTTGTTGAGGGCCAGTCCTCCCACGGATGCGGCCACCGTGTTCGGCGTCCCCGGCGGGAACGCGGACGCGCCGCCGTAGATGACGAACGCGCGCCCCGGCGCCACGGTGGTGCCAGCTGCGAAGACATGGCGTGTGCTGAGGCTGTCCCAGAGCGTCCAGCCGGACAGGTCGGCGCT
Protein-coding regions in this window:
- a CDS encoding SIMPL domain-containing protein (The SIMPL domain is named for its presence in mouse protein SIMPL (signalling molecule that associates with mouse pelle-like kinase). Bacterial member BP26, from Brucella, was shown to assemble into a channel-like structure, while YggE from E. coli has been associated with resistance to oxidative stress.), which codes for MAAVMSLSLSAMAQSQPMSAPLPPPPHADISVRTIRVEGTGEVKAQPDEAYLDLAVETEGANVKVASEENARRMEKVLAALSSAGLTKRDLQTRNYNVYPTYTPPTPDGAEPKVKGYRVSNLVTAHVTDLSKVGSLLDKALTAGANRVDSVRFGLTREEAAQGEALRQAVARARQSAQVLATALNVKLGAVLDASTVTEPQRFFPMNRAYEMTADSRASATPIVPEEQTLQAKVTLVFAIESGR